In Flammeovirgaceae bacterium, the sequence AACCCGGCAGGTCCTTACTCACCCCGGCACACGGCTCGCCTATTACGTCCAAATCCATGATCGACATCTCGCACGAGAGTCTGATGCGGATTTGGGTGCGGTTGAAAAACTGGGTGGATGACGAAGCCGATGCCGTGCAGATGTACCTGCGCCTGGCCGAAGCCGCTTCCATGTACCAGGTGGGTAAATCAGGCCTGTGGCGCCCACCCGATTTGCAACTGGCGCTGAACTGGCAGGCCAAGCACAAGCCTACGTTAATCTGGGGGCAGCGCTACCACCCGGCCTTCGAGCGTACGATGGTGTTCCTCGAATACTCCAAAAAAGAATTCGAGACCGAGCAACGTATCCGCGAACTCGAGCAGAAACGCAAACTGCAGCGTGCCCGTATCACGGCCATCGTGTTCGGAACACTTACGGTAATCGCCTTAATGTTTCTGGTGTACGCCTTCATTCAGAAAACCGCAGCCGAGAAGAACTTCCAGGAAGCAGAAAAGCAGCGCCTCCGGGCTGAATTTCTTAAAAAGGAAGCCGAAACAGCACGTGACGATGCACGAGAACAACGCGACCTTGCATTAGCCGCACAAAAGGCCGAAGCCGAACAACGTGCTGCCGCTGAAGAAGCAAAAAAACAAGCTGAACAAAATGCGGAAGAAGCCCGCAGGCAGGAAGCCGAAGCAAAACGCCAGGAGGAGTTAGCCAGGCAAAACCAACGCAAAGCCGAAGAAAATGAATTGAAGGCTAACCTGAATGCCGAGGCCGCGCGCAGGGCCGAAGCCGATGCCCGGAACAAACGCTACGTGGCGCAGGCCAAAGCTATGGCCCTAAAATCGCAGGAACTGAACAATGACCTTTCCCTCGAGGCCGCACTTGCACAACAGGCCTACTATTTTAACAAGGATCATGGTGGCGAGGAGTACGACAACGATATTTACAATGGCCTGTTTTATGCCCTTCGCAACACCAATCACCCGCTTACGGAAAGTTTGAGAGGCCACGAGTATGGCGCTGCCCGCGCGCTGGTTACCCACCGCAGTGATGCGGATATTTACTCGGGCGGCAGCGATGGCAAAATCATCCGGTGGAATAATGAAAACGGTAAATGGGTAGGCACTGAACTGGTGAAAAAGCGCAGTGACTACCAGGTGTATGCTATGGACATTGACCCCGCTGAGACAAGGTTGGCTGCTGCCGGTTTAAACTTTGTAGATGATACCCGTAACTACATTGAATTGTACGACCTTAAGACCATGGGCAGTCCGAAAAAAATAACCGGGTTTTACAAAGCTGTTGAAAATGTGCAGTTTACTCCCGATGGCAAAGGGCTGTACGCCCGCGACAACGGGGGCCACAGCATCAAATACTCCGACTTTTCCACTACGCGTGAAGTAATTTCCCCGCCCGAAAAAATCAACTCCATTGAACTGAGTGCTGACGGCACAAAGCTGGCCGGTGTAGGCGACAAAGGCACTTTATATATATGGGATATTGCCAATAGTTATAAAGCCACTGAAATCAAACTCGGTAATTCACCCCTTACCGCATTAACCTGGCATCCTACCGATAACCTGCTGATTGTGGGTAATAACGCTGGCCTGTTACGCATTGTAAGGGCAGGCATTGTAGTGCGAACCCTCTCAGGGCACCGTGGTCCGATTGAACAAATCCGGTATAACCATACGGCCACATTCTTTGCTTCGGCCAGCAAAGACAAAACCGTACGCCTGTGGAATGTCAGCAAGCTTACCGTGCCACCCATTGAATTAAAAGATCACCTGGATTGGGTGTGGACGCTCACCTTCTCGCCCGATGACCAGCAGATTATGGTAGGCCTGCACAGCGCCCAGCAAACCATCCGGCAAGACCAGTTAAAAAACGAAGAAAGCATCCGGGCTTACCCCACTAAACTTGCTACCATGTCAAATATTTTGTGCGACTGGGCCATTAAACAAAATATGAGTGACGATGACTGGAACACGTATGTGGGGGCTGACCTGCCCAAGGAATTAACCTGCAAAAATCTTCCACCCAATAAAAACTGATAGTGCATGAATAGACTTTACCCGGTTATAGTTTTACTAAGTGTTGCCTTTCCTGCTCTTGCACAGGATTGCGTGCAAACCCTGCGGCTGGCACGCGCTACGTACGAACAAGGTCGCCTTCATGAAATAGAAGGACAGTTGGCTAAATGTTTAGAGCCGTCTGGTTTCGGAAAAGACCAAAAACAGGAACGTGTAGAGGCCTACAAACTCCTTTGCCTGAGTTACATCTACCTGGAAGAACCGGATAAGGCCGATGAGGCCATGCTCAACATGAAAAAGACAGACCCCTACTACGAGCCCAACGAAGCC encodes:
- a CDS encoding High-affnity carbon uptake protein Hat/HatR → MNPSTTQKTATLNPFPGLRPFKIEESHLFFGREGQSDEVLLKLSKNRFVGVIGPSGSGKSSFIYCGVLPILYGGFLTDASPNWEVVVTRPGAGPIDNLAESLLKNNKEYLDADADERKIKRTIFSTLLRSSSLGLVEAVEQSRRSADVNYLILVDQFEELFRFKDSTDPNSVNETLAFVNLLIEAINYPDSPIYVAITMRSDFIGDCAQFPELTRKINDSHYLIPQLTREQKRRAIEGPVAVGGAQITPRLVQQLLNDLGDNPDQLPILQHALMRTWSYWANYRDYEDEPVDLKHYEAIGTMREALSMHANEAFDELTEDQQRICEVLFKAITEKRGENFGIRRPTRLNEIAAIADCSEDEVIEVIEKFREPGRSLLTPAHGSPITSKSMIDISHESLMRIWVRLKNWVDDEADAVQMYLRLAEAASMYQVGKSGLWRPPDLQLALNWQAKHKPTLIWGQRYHPAFERTMVFLEYSKKEFETEQRIRELEQKRKLQRARITAIVFGTLTVIALMFLVYAFIQKTAAEKNFQEAEKQRLRAEFLKKEAETARDDAREQRDLALAAQKAEAEQRAAAEEAKKQAEQNAEEARRQEAEAKRQEELARQNQRKAEENELKANLNAEAARRAEADARNKRYVAQAKAMALKSQELNNDLSLEAALAQQAYYFNKDHGGEEYDNDIYNGLFYALRNTNHPLTESLRGHEYGAARALVTHRSDADIYSGGSDGKIIRWNNENGKWVGTELVKKRSDYQVYAMDIDPAETRLAAAGLNFVDDTRNYIELYDLKTMGSPKKITGFYKAVENVQFTPDGKGLYARDNGGHSIKYSDFSTTREVISPPEKINSIELSADGTKLAGVGDKGTLYIWDIANSYKATEIKLGNSPLTALTWHPTDNLLIVGNNAGLLRIVRAGIVVRTLSGHRGPIEQIRYNHTATFFASASKDKTVRLWNVSKLTVPPIELKDHLDWVWTLTFSPDDQQIMVGLHSAQQTIRQDQLKNEESIRAYPTKLATMSNILCDWAIKQNMSDDDWNTYVGADLPKELTCKNLPPNKN